The following coding sequences are from one Candidatus Paceibacterota bacterium window:
- a CDS encoding family 78 glycoside hydrolase catalytic domain, whose translation MKCEYRVNPLGLDTPQPRLSWRLESPERGQTQTAYQVLAASTRALLSKDEADLWDSGKVISGKSVHVVYGGRALRPGQRVFWKVRAWDRDDRPSGYSAEAWWEMGLLEPGDWRAVWIARQPSEPRSEQQMFEDDPAPLFRKEFLLEKKLRRARLYVSGLGYCEMRLNGQRVGDQELDPGWTTYSKRVLYSTYDVTAQLKRGCNALGVMLGNGWFNPLPLRLWGHINPRENLTIGKPRVIAQLVAEFEDDTVQTVVTDESWKVGDGPILRNSVYLGEVYDARKEAQGWDMPGFDDSGWQPAVCAVEALGPLRAQDAPPIRVTRVLKPVKLTEPKPGVYIFDLGQNFAGWIRLRVQGAAGTRVRLRYGELLYPDGTLNGMTAVCGQIKGGGPGYRYDGKGAPKTAWQMDDYILKGQGEEVYSPRFTFHGFRYVEVVGYPGKPTLASLEGLRLNSDVTTAGSFVCSNERLNRIQAMVLWTELSNLFSVESDCPHREKFGYGGDIVAAGEMAMFNFDMGRFFAKAVQDLADAVRPNGGFTETAPYVGISDEGLGERSGPVGWGTAHPLLLWQLYQRYGDKRLLEENYDAAWRWLSLLRSRAHDGILDNGISDHESLVPKPRALTGTGFYYLNAKLLANIARALGKDSEAGEAETLAETIKAAFNRKFLQPGTGRYDTGTQACQAFALYLGLAPRDEQDRALAVLVQDIKEKHGSHLTTGIFGTRFMLHALADLGRADVAFDVVNQRTFPGWGHMLENGATTLWEHWEFSDNTFSHNHPMFGSVSEWFYRVLAGINPAPDAVGFDRIIIRPQVVGDLKWVKASYDSVQGRVVSDWSCEAGRLKLQVHVPVGATATVFVPSRDGAQVMEGGKPIERAPGVRFLGRERGAAVLAVGAGKYKFTSAF comes from the coding sequence TTGAAGTGTGAGTACCGGGTCAATCCACTCGGGCTCGATACGCCGCAGCCACGGCTGAGTTGGCGGCTGGAATCGCCGGAGCGCGGCCAGACCCAGACGGCTTACCAGGTGCTGGCGGCATCAACCAGGGCTCTGCTCTCCAAAGACGAAGCCGACTTGTGGGACAGTGGGAAAGTGATCTCGGGCAAATCGGTCCACGTGGTCTATGGCGGGCGGGCGTTGCGCCCCGGTCAGCGGGTGTTTTGGAAGGTGCGCGCCTGGGATCGCGACGACCGGCCCTCGGGCTACAGCGCAGAGGCGTGGTGGGAGATGGGATTGCTGGAACCGGGGGACTGGCGGGCGGTTTGGATCGCGCGCCAGCCAAGTGAGCCGCGCTCGGAGCAGCAGATGTTTGAGGATGATCCGGCGCCGCTGTTCCGGAAGGAGTTCCTGCTCGAGAAGAAGCTCCGGCGCGCGCGGCTCTATGTGAGCGGGCTGGGTTACTGCGAAATGCGCCTCAATGGGCAGCGCGTTGGGGACCAGGAGCTTGACCCCGGCTGGACCACCTACTCGAAGCGCGTGCTCTACTCAACTTACGATGTGACGGCCCAGTTGAAGCGCGGCTGCAACGCGCTGGGGGTGATGTTGGGGAACGGCTGGTTCAATCCTCTGCCGCTACGGCTCTGGGGCCACATCAATCCGCGCGAGAATCTGACCATCGGGAAGCCCCGTGTCATTGCGCAGCTTGTCGCCGAGTTCGAGGACGACACCGTGCAGACGGTCGTTACCGATGAAAGCTGGAAGGTGGGCGATGGTCCCATTCTGCGAAATAGTGTGTACCTGGGCGAGGTGTATGACGCGCGGAAGGAGGCGCAGGGATGGGACATGCCTGGGTTCGATGACTCAGGCTGGCAGCCGGCTGTATGCGCGGTTGAGGCGCTCGGGCCTTTGCGGGCGCAGGATGCGCCGCCGATTCGGGTGACGCGCGTCCTGAAGCCGGTCAAGCTCACCGAGCCGAAACCGGGGGTTTATATCTTCGACCTGGGGCAGAACTTCGCCGGGTGGATCCGGCTGCGAGTGCAGGGCGCAGCGGGGACGCGTGTGCGGCTGCGCTATGGAGAGTTGCTATACCCGGACGGCACGCTCAACGGAATGACCGCGGTATGCGGCCAGATCAAGGGTGGCGGCCCCGGCTACCGCTACGATGGCAAAGGGGCGCCCAAGACGGCGTGGCAGATGGACGATTACATTCTCAAAGGGCAAGGCGAGGAAGTCTATTCGCCGCGGTTCACTTTCCACGGATTCCGCTACGTCGAGGTCGTCGGCTACCCGGGCAAACCGACGCTGGCGTCGTTGGAAGGGTTGCGGCTCAACTCGGATGTAACCACCGCCGGTTCATTCGTTTGCTCCAACGAGCGGCTGAATCGGATCCAGGCGATGGTACTATGGACGGAGCTGAGCAACCTGTTCAGCGTAGAGTCCGATTGCCCGCACCGGGAGAAGTTCGGCTACGGGGGCGACATTGTGGCGGCGGGAGAGATGGCGATGTTCAACTTCGACATGGGACGCTTCTTTGCGAAAGCGGTGCAGGACCTGGCGGACGCGGTGCGCCCGAACGGCGGATTCACGGAGACGGCTCCGTATGTCGGGATTAGCGATGAAGGACTGGGCGAGCGGTCCGGGCCAGTAGGCTGGGGCACCGCACACCCGCTGCTGCTGTGGCAATTGTATCAACGCTATGGCGACAAACGGTTGTTGGAAGAGAATTATGACGCGGCATGGCGGTGGCTATCGTTGCTGCGGTCGCGCGCGCACGACGGCATTTTGGATAACGGCATCAGCGACCACGAAAGCCTGGTGCCGAAGCCGCGCGCCTTGACGGGAACGGGCTTTTACTACCTAAACGCGAAGTTGCTGGCTAACATCGCGCGGGCGCTGGGGAAGGATTCCGAGGCGGGGGAGGCGGAGACGCTGGCGGAGACCATCAAGGCCGCATTCAACCGGAAGTTCCTTCAGCCGGGCACCGGGCGGTATGACACGGGAACGCAAGCCTGCCAGGCGTTTGCGCTTTACCTGGGCTTGGCGCCGCGCGACGAACAGGACCGCGCGCTGGCCGTTCTGGTGCAGGATATCAAGGAGAAACATGGCAGCCATCTGACGACGGGCATTTTTGGGACCAGATTCATGCTCCATGCGCTGGCCGACCTGGGTCGGGCAGACGTGGCGTTTGACGTGGTGAACCAGCGCACGTTCCCCGGCTGGGGCCACATGCTGGAGAACGGCGCTACGACTTTGTGGGAGCATTGGGAGTTCAGCGACAACACCTTCTCCCACAACCACCCGATGTTCGGCTCGGTTAGCGAGTGGTTCTACCGGGTGCTGGCGGGAATCAATCCCGCCCCGGACGCGGTTGGATTTGACCGGATCATTATCCGGCCGCAGGTGGTCGGCGACCTGAAATGGGTAAAGGCCAGTTACGATTCGGTGCAGGGCAGGGTTGTCAGCGATTGGAGCTGCGAGGCGGGCAGACTGAAGCTGCAGGTGCATGTGCCGGTAGGCGCGACGGCAACAGTGTTCGTGCCGTCGAGGGACGGCGCGCAGGTCATGGAAGGCGGCAAACCGATCGAGCGCGCGCCCGGGGTCCGGTTCCTGGGACGGGAACGGGGAGCCGCGGTGCTGGCAGTTGGGGCCGGAAAATACAAGTTCACGTCCGCCTTCTAG
- a CDS encoding HU family DNA-binding protein produces MAKALTKSQVISSIAETVGISKKQAGEVIETLVALAYKNAKNSFTLPGLGKLVLVNRKARIGRNPATGEQIKIPAKRVVKFRVAKAAKDAILGAK; encoded by the coding sequence ATGGCAAAAGCATTAACTAAATCACAAGTCATCTCATCAATTGCGGAAACCGTCGGCATTAGCAAGAAGCAGGCTGGCGAGGTCATCGAAACCCTCGTGGCGCTGGCGTACAAGAACGCCAAGAACAGCTTCACGCTGCCGGGCCTGGGGAAACTGGTGTTGGTCAATCGCAAAGCCCGCATCGGCCGCAACCCGGCTACGGGCGAGCAGATTAAGATTCCAGCCAAGCGCGTGGTCAAGTTCCGCGTCGCCAAAGCCGCCAAGGACGCAATCCTGGGCGCCAAGTAA
- the prmC gene encoding peptide chain release factor N(5)-glutamine methyltransferase, with translation MTVLEAIQRSTEFLTRKGVDSPRLQTELLLAHLLKLPRMKLYLSFERVLTSAEVDAFRALIKRRGQREPLQHIVGSTSFCGLEIAVNRHVLIPRPETELLAERGWEFLAQVTSHNAQPSTALDFGTGSGCLAIALASKCPASEVYAVDLSPEALSVARENAARHGVAERIRFLHGDGFAALPTDARFDLIVSNPPYIPSAEISELQPEVRDYDPRGALDGGADGLEYGRRLAAESAPFLKPGGRLMLEFGDDQGELLRGIFQEQKWVVETIVADYTHRPRFLVATCSK, from the coding sequence GTGACGGTTCTGGAAGCCATTCAACGCAGTACGGAATTCCTGACGAGAAAGGGCGTGGACTCGCCCCGTCTCCAGACCGAACTGCTGCTGGCGCACCTGCTCAAACTGCCGCGCATGAAGTTGTATCTCAGTTTCGAGCGCGTTCTGACGTCGGCTGAGGTTGACGCTTTCCGGGCACTGATCAAGCGGCGCGGCCAACGCGAGCCGTTGCAGCATATTGTCGGGTCCACCTCCTTCTGCGGCCTGGAGATAGCCGTGAACCGCCACGTGCTCATTCCGCGCCCGGAGACGGAACTGCTGGCCGAGCGCGGTTGGGAGTTTCTGGCCCAAGTCACAAGCCACAACGCTCAGCCTTCAACCGCTCTGGACTTTGGCACCGGCAGTGGCTGCCTGGCCATCGCGCTGGCAAGCAAGTGTCCCGCCAGCGAGGTGTATGCCGTGGACCTTTCGCCAGAGGCGCTGTCGGTGGCGCGCGAAAATGCCGCCCGTCATGGCGTGGCGGAGCGAATCCGTTTCCTGCACGGGGACGGTTTTGCTGCCCTGCCGACGGACGCTCGCTTTGACCTCATTGTCAGCAACCCGCCTTACATCCCCTCCGCGGAAATCAGCGAGCTGCAGCCTGAGGTCCGCGATTACGATCCGCGCGGGGCCCTGGATGGCGGCGCGGACGGACTGGAGTACGGGCGGCGCCTGGCGGCGGAATCCGCGCCGTTCCTCAAGCCGGGGGGGCGCCTGATGCTGGAATTCGGCGACGACCAGGGGGAACTCCTGCGCGGGATATTCCAGGAGCAAAAGTGGGTTGTCGAAACGATTGTCGCGGACTACACTCACCGCCCACGATTCCTGGTTGCGACGTGCTCAAAGTAA
- the murA gene encoding UDP-N-acetylglucosamine 1-carboxyvinyltransferase, with product MDSLLIKGSAPLHGEVTVSGAKNAVLPIMAATLLTAEPCVIRRVPQLSDVKFMGQILAWLGAQVRFQGDVVRIQARKIKGVGDYDLIRKMRGSICVMGPLLGRLRKATVSLPGGCVIGARPINLHLKGFEALGAKVVIEGGYAHATTKRLVGSALFLGGRAGSTVLGTANVMMAATLAEGVTVIESAACEPEVVDLANFLNAMGAKISGAGSPTITVTGVTELHGAEHEVIPDRIEAATYAIAAAATNGEVTLRGARADHMHAVLDKLKDVGVSVGRSSGAITIRRAGRLKSVDITTLPYSGFPTDVQAQMMTLMTLVPGISIITERIFESRFMHVSELARLGADIEIEGPSAIVKGGKPLSGAPVMASDLRASAALVIAGLAARGTTQVNRVYHLDRGYENIDGKLRQLGARIERIEES from the coding sequence ATGGATAGTCTTTTGATCAAAGGTTCGGCGCCGTTGCATGGGGAAGTAACCGTCAGCGGCGCCAAGAACGCGGTGCTGCCGATTATGGCCGCCACCCTGCTCACGGCCGAGCCCTGCGTGATTCGGCGCGTTCCGCAACTCAGCGATGTGAAGTTCATGGGTCAGATTCTCGCCTGGCTGGGCGCCCAGGTTCGGTTCCAGGGGGACGTGGTCCGAATTCAGGCCAGGAAGATCAAGGGGGTCGGGGATTACGATCTGATCCGCAAGATGCGCGGTTCGATCTGCGTCATGGGGCCGCTGCTGGGCCGTTTGAGGAAGGCTACGGTCTCGCTGCCGGGCGGTTGTGTGATTGGCGCCCGGCCCATCAACCTGCACCTCAAAGGGTTCGAGGCGCTCGGGGCGAAAGTCGTTATCGAAGGTGGTTATGCCCACGCGACTACCAAGCGGTTGGTGGGCTCGGCGCTGTTCCTGGGCGGGCGGGCCGGTTCGACGGTGCTTGGCACGGCGAACGTGATGATGGCTGCGACCCTGGCCGAAGGGGTTACCGTCATTGAAAGCGCTGCGTGCGAACCCGAAGTGGTGGACCTGGCGAATTTCCTGAACGCAATGGGAGCGAAGATTTCCGGCGCCGGCAGCCCCACCATCACCGTTACGGGCGTGACCGAATTGCATGGTGCCGAACACGAGGTCATTCCCGATCGCATCGAGGCGGCCACCTACGCGATCGCCGCCGCCGCCACCAACGGCGAGGTTACTCTGCGCGGCGCGCGCGCCGATCACATGCACGCCGTGCTCGACAAGCTGAAGGATGTGGGCGTGAGCGTTGGCCGCAGCAGCGGCGCCATTACTATTCGCCGTGCCGGCCGTTTGAAATCGGTGGACATCACCACCTTGCCGTACTCGGGCTTTCCCACTGACGTCCAGGCGCAAATGATGACGCTGATGACTTTGGTTCCGGGCATCAGCATCATTACCGAACGGATATTCGAATCGCGGTTCATGCACGTCAGCGAGCTGGCGCGCCTGGGGGCGGACATTGAAATCGAAGGACCGAGTGCGATTGTGAAAGGCGGCAAACCGCTGAGCGGCGCGCCGGTCATGGCCAGTGATCTGAGGGCTTCGGCCGCACTGGTGATCGCCGGCCTGGCCGCCCGCGGCACCACCCAGGTCAACCGGGTCTATCACCTTGACCGCGGTTATGAGAACATAGACGGCAAGCTGCGCCAGCTGGGCGCGCGCATTGAGCGGATTGAAGAATCATGA
- the bamD gene encoding outer membrane protein assembly factor BamD, translating into MSFRFVHLLLVVICLLAFPSSSPAPLVYRPGEGWVYEPVGGEAKWQRPRAKEQLEVAQALFDRKAYSLALRAARRVMQLWPTSDYGPQAQYLVARCYEADGELEKAFKEYQKLLEKQPKYENLAEVRQRQFQIANQYLAGKWFKFGGYLPYRSMTRTARMYAQIVKTGPYSDVAPQAQLSIGTAQEKQTIFFFKHPDYPEAIKAYDLAADRYFDQPEVAAEAIFRAGLAYKEEAQSADRDRTTAGQAIAKFTDFMALYPDEPRVPDAQKLIASLRGEQARGNFAIAQFYEKRKKWDGARIYYNEVLLQDPNSPYANSARQRIDQLKQRPQEGAAQ; encoded by the coding sequence ATGAGTTTCCGGTTCGTGCACCTGCTCCTCGTTGTGATATGCCTGTTGGCATTCCCGTCGAGTTCGCCAGCGCCGCTGGTGTATCGTCCAGGAGAAGGCTGGGTTTATGAACCCGTCGGCGGCGAAGCCAAGTGGCAACGGCCGCGCGCGAAAGAGCAGCTGGAAGTCGCTCAGGCCTTGTTCGACAGGAAGGCCTACAGCCTCGCGCTGAGGGCAGCGCGCCGCGTCATGCAGCTGTGGCCGACTTCGGATTATGGCCCCCAGGCCCAGTATCTCGTCGCCCGTTGTTACGAGGCCGACGGCGAGCTGGAAAAGGCCTTTAAGGAATATCAGAAGCTCCTGGAGAAGCAGCCCAAGTATGAGAATCTCGCGGAGGTTAGGCAGCGCCAGTTCCAGATCGCGAATCAGTACCTGGCCGGCAAGTGGTTCAAGTTCGGGGGCTACCTTCCCTATCGATCGATGACCCGCACCGCCCGCATGTATGCTCAGATCGTGAAGACCGGGCCGTACAGCGACGTCGCGCCACAGGCGCAACTGAGCATTGGCACGGCGCAGGAAAAGCAGACAATCTTCTTCTTTAAGCATCCCGATTATCCCGAAGCCATCAAGGCTTACGATCTGGCCGCCGACCGCTATTTTGACCAGCCCGAGGTAGCCGCCGAAGCCATCTTCCGGGCCGGCCTGGCTTACAAGGAAGAAGCCCAGAGCGCGGACCGAGACCGAACCACCGCCGGGCAGGCGATCGCCAAATTCACCGACTTCATGGCGCTCTACCCGGACGAGCCGCGAGTGCCGGACGCGCAGAAGTTGATCGCCTCCCTCCGGGGGGAGCAGGCGCGCGGCAACTTCGCCATCGCCCAGTTCTACGAAAAGCGCAAGAAATGGGACGGCGCCCGGATCTACTACAATGAAGTCCTGTTGCAGGATCCGAACTCGCCTTACGCCAACAGTGCGCGGCAACGGATTGACCAACTGAAGCAGCGGCCGCAGGAGGGAGCCGCCCAATAA
- a CDS encoding LptE family protein, whose amino-acid sequence MRVWCCLFAGVLALSGSGCAGYKLGPVNGLAVGEKSVQVNPFLNETIQPNLGDAVTAQLRKQLQRDGTYKLATHNDGDIVLSGSITRYGRQEVSFSAEDVLTVRDYRLDLTAQVTAHHRSTGKVILDQPVKGTTLMRVTSDMTSAERQALPLLATDLARNVTTLLAEGGW is encoded by the coding sequence ATGCGGGTCTGGTGCTGCCTGTTTGCCGGTGTGCTGGCCCTGAGTGGGAGCGGGTGCGCGGGGTACAAGCTCGGGCCCGTCAACGGCCTGGCTGTAGGTGAAAAGTCAGTGCAAGTGAACCCGTTCCTCAATGAGACGATCCAGCCGAACCTGGGAGACGCGGTCACGGCCCAACTGCGCAAGCAGTTGCAGCGCGATGGCACCTACAAACTTGCCACCCACAATGATGGAGACATCGTGCTCAGCGGATCAATCACCCGTTACGGCAGGCAGGAAGTTAGCTTTTCTGCGGAGGACGTTCTCACCGTGCGTGACTACCGTCTCGATCTGACCGCGCAGGTCACCGCGCACCACCGCAGCACCGGCAAGGTCATCCTCGACCAACCGGTTAAAGGCACCACCCTCATGCGCGTCACTTCTGACATGACGAGCGCCGAACGCCAGGCACTACCCTTGCTCGCGACCGACCTGGCCAGGAACGTGACGACATTGCTTGCAGAGGGTGGTTGGTAG
- a CDS encoding serine/threonine-protein kinase: MSVHDKPLKMVTCSGCEAKVFIPGDLPPLSSEPCKRCGCQIMMPMQLRQFELRSKIGGGGQGKVYRAFDTVLERLVAVKIMRKELENDPAALEAFYREARACASLNHTNIIHIYSFDEFEGQRYLVMELADRGSLDTRIEKKPPLGELDVLDVGVKIASALDMALKHNLLHRDIKPGNILFNADGEPKLVDFGLARNVEAEPESASVTEGTPYYVAPEKIKRERETFLSDMYSLGCTLYHALTGHVPFEAPSVEELVAAHVHTTVTPPNLVVPEITQPTSDALVKVLAKNPADRYLSYDELRMAFEAARSQLLVQRYTQSAQGSSGKSKTSWWRR; the protein is encoded by the coding sequence ATGAGCGTGCACGACAAACCACTGAAAATGGTCACCTGCAGCGGGTGTGAAGCCAAGGTATTCATTCCGGGAGACCTGCCACCGTTGTCCAGCGAGCCGTGCAAGCGATGTGGCTGCCAGATCATGATGCCGATGCAGTTGAGGCAGTTTGAACTGCGCAGCAAGATCGGCGGCGGGGGGCAAGGGAAGGTTTACCGGGCGTTCGATACCGTGCTGGAGCGATTGGTAGCGGTCAAGATTATGCGGAAGGAGTTGGAGAACGACCCGGCTGCGTTGGAGGCGTTCTACCGGGAGGCGCGCGCCTGCGCCTCGCTCAACCACACCAACATCATTCACATCTACTCGTTTGATGAGTTTGAAGGTCAACGTTACCTTGTGATGGAGCTGGCGGACCGCGGCAGTCTCGACACACGCATCGAGAAGAAGCCGCCCCTGGGGGAATTGGATGTCCTTGATGTCGGAGTCAAGATCGCCTCGGCCCTGGACATGGCGCTCAAACATAATCTCCTTCATCGTGATATCAAACCGGGCAATATTCTGTTCAACGCGGATGGCGAGCCGAAACTGGTGGATTTTGGATTGGCGCGCAACGTTGAGGCCGAGCCGGAGTCCGCTTCGGTAACGGAAGGAACTCCCTATTACGTGGCGCCGGAGAAGATCAAGCGCGAGCGCGAGACATTCTTGTCCGACATGTACAGCCTGGGCTGCACGCTCTATCATGCGTTGACCGGGCACGTGCCCTTCGAAGCTCCCAGCGTGGAAGAGTTGGTGGCGGCGCATGTGCACACGACAGTGACCCCTCCCAATCTGGTGGTGCCCGAAATCACTCAGCCGACCAGCGATGCCCTGGTGAAAGTGCTGGCGAAGAATCCCGCCGACCGTTACTTGAGCTATGACGAGCTGCGGATGGCGTTCGAGGCGGCGCGCAGCCAGTTGCTGGTGCAGCGCTACACCCAAAGCGCGCAAGGCTCCAGCGGCAAGAGCAAAACAAGCTGGTGGCGGCGGTGA
- a CDS encoding sodium:proton antiporter, which produces MSHHLVEPNPWMILPFGLLLGTIALAPVLCQAWWTRHYPKVVCSLGAITLAYYIFGLRACERIIQVGHEYISFIALIGSLFVVSGGIHLNVRGEATPRANTTFLFLGALVANLLGTTGASMLLIRPWIRMNKYRITAHHIIFFIFIVSNVGGCLTPIGDPPLFLGYLKGIPFWWVAEHCWPIWAVGVGFLLALFYLIDTRNYRRAPEAVRNRLAEPPDQWRVDGLWNIAFLLVILGAVFLDRPLFLREALMAGAALGSWFTTKKRVHEANHFSFHPIQEVAILFIGIFATMMPALDWLQDNAGHLGRPSPALFFWGSGLLSSVLDNAPTYLSFLSASFGLFVEPEVVDRVQFLIRNHGADLAGLAGPQADGIRQTYEVLQKYHAGAVASGKVSVEQIKIAFLLGNSGFSSFIIAISVGAVFFGANTYIGNGPNFMVKAIADHQKVSTPSFLGMVFKYTLPCMGPMLILIWLLFFRA; this is translated from the coding sequence ATGAGTCACCACTTAGTCGAGCCCAATCCCTGGATGATTCTGCCCTTCGGGCTGCTGCTGGGCACCATCGCCCTGGCTCCGGTGCTCTGCCAGGCGTGGTGGACGAGGCATTACCCCAAGGTCGTGTGTTCGCTCGGCGCAATCACGCTCGCCTACTACATCTTCGGCCTTCGCGCCTGCGAGCGCATAATCCAAGTCGGTCATGAGTACATCAGTTTTATTGCGTTGATTGGATCGCTCTTTGTTGTCTCGGGCGGCATCCACCTCAATGTCCGGGGCGAGGCCACGCCGCGTGCCAATACGACCTTCCTGTTCCTGGGAGCACTGGTTGCGAACCTCCTCGGGACCACTGGCGCCTCGATGTTGCTTATCCGGCCGTGGATTCGGATGAACAAGTACCGAATCACCGCGCACCACATCATCTTCTTTATCTTCATCGTCTCGAACGTGGGCGGCTGCCTCACACCTATCGGCGACCCGCCCTTGTTTCTAGGTTACCTGAAAGGGATCCCTTTTTGGTGGGTTGCAGAACATTGCTGGCCGATCTGGGCTGTGGGCGTTGGCTTTCTGCTGGCGCTTTTCTACCTTATTGACACTCGCAATTACCGCCGAGCCCCGGAAGCAGTCCGCAACCGGTTGGCGGAACCGCCCGATCAATGGCGAGTTGATGGTTTGTGGAATATTGCCTTTCTCCTGGTCATCCTCGGGGCAGTATTCCTCGACCGGCCGTTATTCCTGCGCGAAGCCCTGATGGCTGGTGCCGCCCTGGGGTCTTGGTTCACCACGAAGAAGCGGGTGCACGAAGCAAACCATTTCAGTTTCCACCCCATACAGGAGGTCGCTATCCTCTTCATCGGCATCTTTGCCACCATGATGCCGGCGCTGGATTGGCTGCAAGACAACGCAGGCCACCTGGGCAGGCCAAGCCCGGCCCTGTTCTTTTGGGGCAGCGGGCTCCTTTCCAGTGTCCTGGATAACGCGCCGACCTACTTGAGCTTCCTGAGTGCCTCCTTCGGGCTTTTTGTTGAACCCGAAGTTGTGGATAGGGTGCAGTTTCTCATCCGGAACCACGGTGCGGATCTTGCAGGCCTTGCCGGGCCGCAGGCCGATGGAATTCGACAAACTTACGAAGTGTTACAGAAGTATCATGCCGGTGCTGTCGCCAGTGGGAAGGTGAGTGTGGAGCAAATTAAGATTGCGTTCCTGCTCGGCAACAGCGGCTTCAGTAGCTTTATCATCGCCATCAGCGTCGGCGCGGTATTCTTCGGTGCCAATACCTACATTGGGAATGGGCCCAACTTCATGGTCAAAGCCATCGCCGACCACCAGAAGGTCTCTACCCCCAGCTTCCTGGGGATGGTGTTCAAGTACACTCTGCCGTGCATGGGGCCGATGTTGATTTTGATCTGGCTGCTGTTTTTTCGCGCGTGA
- a CDS encoding 3-deoxy-D-manno-octulosonic acid transferase, with product MRILYNILFTIGFVLSSPYYFMRMRRRGNWQQGFAERFGKYDTKFKQAITNRDTLWMHAVSVGEVNICTQLIRALEPRLPNLKIVVSTTTTTGMGELHRKLPNHISKIYYPIDRRLYVTRALATIRPVAVVLVEAEIWPNFLWRARDLGIPVFLVNARLSDRSYRGYRRFGLLFRPIFALFAGIGAQNDSDAARLTKLGCRPEAIHIVGSLKFDAAKLEERRRLDVPALLRRVGVRPGARLLIGGSTHAGEEAILAEKYLRLRARFPDLFLVLVPRHFERSREVGRELEAQGLKCAYRTELTARTRLEPGKVDCLIVNTTGELKFFYEHATVIFVGKSLAAQGGQNPIEPGALGKAMVFGPHMQNFAEAAHSFVQQGGAAQVRDAAELEAVLGDLLANESRRQELGRNAQKVVSENLGAVDRTVDLIVERLAPGD from the coding sequence GTGCGCATCCTTTACAATATTCTGTTCACGATTGGTTTTGTCCTGTCCTCGCCGTATTACTTCATGCGAATGCGGCGGCGCGGCAACTGGCAGCAAGGCTTCGCGGAACGGTTCGGCAAATACGACACGAAATTCAAGCAGGCTATCACCAACAGAGATACGCTTTGGATGCATGCCGTGAGCGTTGGCGAGGTGAACATCTGCACCCAGCTGATCCGCGCGCTCGAACCGCGCCTGCCGAACCTTAAGATTGTCGTTTCCACCACCACGACTACCGGCATGGGCGAATTGCACCGCAAGCTTCCCAACCATATCAGCAAGATTTACTACCCGATTGACCGCCGTTTGTATGTCACGCGCGCATTGGCTACCATCCGCCCTGTGGCGGTCGTGTTGGTCGAGGCCGAGATCTGGCCGAACTTCCTCTGGCGCGCGCGCGACCTCGGCATCCCTGTCTTTCTGGTCAATGCGCGTTTGTCCGACCGCTCTTATCGCGGCTACCGGCGATTCGGCCTGCTGTTTAGACCGATCTTTGCTTTATTCGCGGGGATAGGGGCGCAGAACGATTCTGATGCGGCCAGGCTCACCAAGCTCGGGTGCCGTCCGGAGGCGATTCATATTGTTGGCAGCTTGAAATTCGACGCCGCTAAACTCGAAGAACGCCGCCGGCTCGATGTCCCCGCCCTTCTGCGCCGGGTTGGCGTGCGGCCGGGGGCGCGCCTGCTCATCGGCGGCAGCACGCACGCGGGCGAGGAAGCCATACTCGCCGAAAAATATCTCCGCCTGCGCGCGCGATTCCCAGACTTGTTCCTCGTGCTGGTGCCGCGGCATTTTGAGCGCAGCCGGGAAGTTGGCCGCGAATTGGAAGCGCAAGGTCTCAAGTGTGCGTACCGGACCGAATTAACCGCCCGCACCCGCCTTGAGCCCGGAAAGGTGGATTGCCTGATTGTCAACACCACCGGCGAATTGAAGTTCTTCTACGAGCACGCCACCGTCATCTTCGTGGGCAAAAGCCTCGCGGCTCAAGGCGGGCAGAATCCGATTGAACCAGGCGCACTGGGCAAAGCCATGGTCTTCGGCCCGCACATGCAGAACTTCGCGGAAGCCGCGCACAGTTTTGTGCAGCAGGGAGGCGCGGCGCAGGTGCGCGACGCAGCGGAGCTCGAAGCGGTGTTGGGAGATCTCCTGGCCAACGAATCGCGGCGCCAGGAGTTGGGTCGAAACGCACAAAAGGTGGTTAGCGAGAACCTCGGCGCCGTTGACCGCACAGTGGATCTGATCGTCGAACGTCTCGCCCCCGGCGATTGA